The Streptomyces sp. NBC_00224 genome has a window encoding:
- a CDS encoding c-type cytochrome, producing the protein MKKLSARRRHPLAALVVLLLALAATGGLYAAFAPADKAKADETAQSLAIDEGKKLYSVGCASCHGTGGQGTTDGPSLVGVGSAAVDFQVGTGRMPAQQPGAQVPKKKVIYSQAEIDQLAAYIASLGAGPITPTEKQYSPEGADIAKGGELFRTNCAQCHNFSGKGGALTHGKYAPSLEGVEPKHLYEAMQTGPQNMPSFPDTTMPQKQKQDIIAYLDAVNSEKTASPGGLSLGGLGPVSEGLFAWIFGLGALIAVAIWIAAHSAKAKKS; encoded by the coding sequence GTGAAAAAGCTCTCCGCACGACGACGCCATCCGCTGGCGGCGCTCGTCGTCCTACTCCTCGCGCTGGCGGCCACCGGGGGGCTGTACGCCGCGTTCGCGCCCGCGGACAAGGCGAAGGCCGACGAAACCGCCCAGTCCCTCGCCATCGACGAGGGCAAGAAGCTCTACTCCGTCGGCTGCGCCAGCTGCCACGGAACCGGCGGTCAGGGCACCACTGACGGCCCGTCCCTGGTGGGCGTGGGCTCCGCGGCCGTGGACTTCCAGGTCGGCACCGGCCGTATGCCGGCGCAGCAGCCCGGCGCCCAGGTGCCGAAGAAGAAGGTCATCTACTCGCAGGCCGAGATCGACCAGCTCGCCGCGTACATCGCCTCCCTCGGCGCCGGCCCGATCACGCCGACCGAGAAGCAGTACAGCCCGGAAGGCGCGGACATCGCCAAGGGTGGCGAGCTGTTCCGCACCAACTGCGCCCAGTGCCACAACTTCTCCGGCAAGGGCGGTGCGCTGACGCACGGCAAGTACGCCCCCAGCCTTGAGGGCGTGGAACCGAAGCACCTCTACGAGGCCATGCAGACCGGCCCGCAGAACATGCCGTCGTTCCCCGACACGACGATGCCGCAGAAGCAGAAGCAGGACATCATCGCGTACCTGGACGCCGTGAACAGTGAGAAGACGGCGAGCCCCGGTGGTCTCTCGCTCGGTGGCCTCGGCCCCGTCAGCGAGGGTCTGTTCGCGTGGATCTTCGGACTCGGTGCTCTCATCGCAGTCGCCATCTGGATCGCGGCCCACTCCGCTAAGGCCAAGAAGTCATGA
- a CDS encoding cytochrome c oxidase subunit 4, with translation MKIQGKMFLWLSVFILIMAVVYGVWSKEPAGATALVMAFGLSVMIGFYLAFTAKRVDAGAQDDKEADVADDAGELGFFAPHSWQPLSLAIGGALAFLAIAMGWWLLYFSAPLILIGIYGWVFEYYRGENQNQ, from the coding sequence GTGAAGATCCAGGGCAAGATGTTCCTCTGGCTCTCCGTCTTCATCCTGATCATGGCCGTCGTGTACGGCGTGTGGTCGAAGGAGCCGGCCGGTGCGACCGCTCTCGTGATGGCCTTCGGCCTGAGCGTGATGATCGGCTTCTACCTGGCCTTCACGGCCAAGCGGGTCGATGCGGGTGCGCAGGACGACAAGGAGGCCGATGTCGCGGACGACGCCGGTGAGCTGGGGTTCTTCGCCCCGCACAGCTGGCAGCCGCTCTCGCTGGCGATCGGTGGCGCGCTCGCGTTCCTGGCCATCGCGATGGGCTGGTGGCTGCTGTACTTCTCGGCGCCGCTGATCCTGATCGGTATCTACGGCTGGGTGTTCGAGTACTACCGGGGCGAGAACCAGAACCAGTAG
- a CDS encoding Ig-like domain-containing protein encodes MSHAPRTRTVLSCTLLVIALGAGAGACGRSDSNPLSAKPYDAAGQIAYNGPAGSAKADPEKPLEISARGGRGRITDVMAMDAAGRHLAGELDGDGNRWHSTAPLVAGAHYTVVVSTEDSDGAPGRRTLTFDTSAPKDVVKVEFGPDAGKYGVGQPITAELGKPVKDKAARAIVERALKVESTPSVEGAWYWVDDKTLHYRPKEYWPTNATIRASSRLEGVRIADKLYGGPAQPLKITTGDRIEAITDASSHYMTVKRNGEVINTIPVTTGKPGFSTRNGVKVVLGKQYFVRMRGETVGISAGSADAYDLPVYYATRVTWSGEYVHAAPWSVGSQGSENVSHGCTGMSTGNAAWFYETVTEGDIVKVVNSIGEDMTPFDNGFGDWNVGWDKWHRGSVLQADLKAGQSKLNSARLRPQV; translated from the coding sequence ATGAGTCACGCACCGCGTACCCGTACCGTCCTGAGCTGCACCCTGCTGGTCATTGCCCTCGGGGCGGGCGCCGGCGCGTGCGGCCGCTCCGACAGCAACCCGCTCTCGGCCAAGCCGTACGACGCGGCGGGCCAGATCGCGTACAACGGCCCGGCGGGCAGTGCGAAGGCGGATCCGGAGAAGCCCCTGGAGATCTCCGCCAGGGGCGGCCGCGGGCGCATCACGGACGTGATGGCCATGGACGCCGCGGGGCGCCATCTGGCGGGCGAGCTCGACGGCGACGGGAACCGCTGGCACTCCACGGCCCCGCTGGTCGCGGGCGCCCACTACACGGTGGTGGTCTCCACGGAGGACTCCGACGGGGCTCCGGGGCGCCGTACGCTGACGTTCGACACCTCCGCGCCCAAAGACGTCGTGAAGGTCGAATTCGGCCCGGACGCGGGCAAGTACGGCGTCGGACAGCCCATCACGGCGGAGCTCGGCAAGCCGGTCAAGGACAAGGCGGCCCGCGCGATCGTGGAGCGGGCGCTGAAGGTGGAGTCCACGCCGTCGGTGGAGGGCGCCTGGTACTGGGTCGACGACAAGACGCTGCACTACCGGCCCAAGGAGTACTGGCCCACCAACGCGACCATCAGGGCCTCCTCGCGCCTGGAGGGCGTGCGGATCGCGGACAAGCTGTACGGCGGCCCCGCGCAGCCCCTGAAGATCACCACCGGCGACCGCATCGAGGCCATCACCGACGCGTCCTCGCACTACATGACGGTCAAACGCAACGGAGAAGTGATCAATACCATTCCGGTGACCACCGGAAAGCCGGGCTTTTCCACCCGAAACGGCGTCAAGGTGGTGCTGGGCAAGCAGTACTTCGTACGGATGCGCGGGGAGACGGTCGGCATCTCGGCCGGCAGCGCCGACGCGTACGACCTGCCGGTCTACTACGCGACCCGGGTCACCTGGAGCGGCGAGTACGTGCACGCCGCGCCCTGGTCGGTGGGCTCGCAGGGCTCCGAGAACGTCAGCCACGGCTGTACGGGCATGTCCACCGGGAACGCCGCGTGGTTCTACGAGACCGTGACCGAGGGCGACATCGTCAAGGTCGTCAACAGCATCGGCGAGGACATGACGCCCTTCGACAACGGGTTCGGCGACTGGAACGTGGGCTGGGACAAGTGGCACAGGGGCAGCGTGCTGCAGGCCGACCTGAAGGCCGGGCAGAGCAAGCTGAACTCCGCCCGGCTACGGCCGCAGGTCTAG
- a CDS encoding heme-copper oxidase subunit III yields the protein MSVVATATTVETGHAHPSVNRPNLTSVGTIIWLSSELMFFAALFAMYFTLRSVTGAEHWKEMASSLNLPFSATNTTILVLSSLTCQLGVFAAERGDVKKLRTWFMITFVMGAIFIGGQVFEYTELVKKDGLSLSSDPYGSVFYLTTGFHGMHVTGGLIAFLLVLGRTYAAKRFTHEQATAAIVVSYYWHFVDVVWIGLFATIYLIK from the coding sequence ATGTCGGTCGTGGCGACAGCAACGACAGTAGAAACCGGGCACGCGCACCCGTCGGTCAATCGGCCGAACCTCACCAGCGTCGGAACCATCATCTGGCTGAGTTCCGAGCTGATGTTCTTCGCGGCCCTCTTCGCGATGTACTTCACCCTGCGATCGGTGACGGGCGCCGAGCACTGGAAGGAAATGGCGTCCTCGCTGAACCTTCCGTTCTCGGCGACGAACACCACGATCCTGGTGCTCTCCTCCCTCACCTGCCAGCTCGGCGTCTTCGCCGCCGAGCGGGGCGACGTGAAGAAGCTGCGCACCTGGTTCATGATCACGTTCGTGATGGGTGCGATCTTCATCGGAGGCCAGGTCTTCGAGTACACCGAGCTGGTGAAGAAGGACGGCCTCTCGCTGTCCTCCGATCCGTACGGCTCGGTGTTCTACCTGACGACCGGCTTCCACGGCATGCATGTGACGGGCGGTCTGATCGCCTTCCTGCTGGTTCTCGGCAGGACCTACGCGGCCAAGAGATTCACCCACGAGCAGGCAACCGCCGCCATCGTCGTGTCCTACTACTGGCACTTCGTCGATGTCGTCTGGATCGGCCTCTTCGCCACGATCTACTTGATCAAGTAA